The following are encoded together in the Tatumella ptyseos genome:
- the ahpF gene encoding alkyl hydroperoxide reductase subunit F, translated as MLETQLQAQLKIYLEKLIQPVDLVASLDHSAASADIRQLLTQIAGLSDKVNFIEENRTDVRQPSFLITPQGQRHGPRFAGSPLGHEFTSLVLALLQTGGHPSKESQALLDQIKALPDELHFETYYSLSCHNCPDVVQALNLLSILNPRIHHTAIDGGQFQQEIADRNIMGVPAVLLNGESFGHGRMTLAEIVNKVDSGAAARQAATLSGQAPYEVLIVGSGPAGAAAAIYTARKGIRTGLMGERFGGQVLDTVDIENYISVPKTEGSRLATALRTHVEDYQVDIIEAQQASQLIPAREQGGLHQLTTASGATLLAKSIIVATGARWRNMGVPGEDTYRTRGVTYCPHCDGPLFKGKRVAVVGGGNSGVEAAIDLAGLVEHVTLLEFADSLKADQVLQTKLRSLPNVDIIVNAHTQEVLGDGQQVTGLVWKDRETGQLNTLALAGIFVQIGLLPNTAWLEGIVDRNPMGEIIVDSRGETNQPGIFAAGDCTTVPYKQIIIASGEGAKAALSAFDYLIRTQPV; from the coding sequence ATGTTAGAGACTCAGTTACAAGCACAATTAAAAATCTATTTAGAAAAACTTATTCAACCTGTCGATTTAGTGGCCTCCCTTGACCACTCCGCCGCCTCGGCGGATATTCGCCAGCTACTGACCCAGATCGCGGGATTATCGGACAAAGTGAACTTCATTGAAGAAAATCGCACTGACGTCCGTCAGCCCTCTTTTTTAATTACCCCACAAGGCCAACGACACGGCCCGCGCTTTGCCGGTTCGCCATTAGGGCATGAATTCACCTCGTTAGTGCTGGCACTGTTACAAACCGGTGGACACCCGTCGAAAGAAAGTCAGGCACTGCTGGACCAAATTAAAGCTTTACCCGATGAGTTACATTTCGAGACCTACTATTCGCTGTCCTGCCACAACTGTCCTGACGTCGTCCAAGCACTCAATTTATTGTCGATTCTGAATCCTCGTATTCACCATACCGCCATCGATGGCGGGCAATTTCAACAAGAGATTGCTGACCGCAATATCATGGGCGTACCAGCAGTATTGCTGAATGGCGAAAGCTTCGGTCATGGCCGTATGACATTAGCCGAAATCGTTAATAAAGTGGACAGCGGTGCCGCCGCACGTCAAGCCGCCACCTTATCGGGACAGGCCCCTTACGAGGTATTAATTGTCGGGAGTGGGCCTGCGGGGGCTGCTGCCGCAATCTATACCGCGCGAAAAGGGATTCGGACCGGACTGATGGGCGAGCGTTTCGGGGGGCAGGTGCTGGATACGGTCGATATCGAAAACTATATCTCCGTACCAAAAACTGAAGGCAGTCGCTTGGCGACCGCGTTACGCACCCATGTCGAAGATTATCAGGTTGATATTATTGAAGCCCAACAAGCTAGCCAGCTTATTCCTGCCCGCGAGCAGGGTGGCCTTCACCAACTGACCACCGCTAGCGGTGCGACGCTACTCGCTAAAAGTATTATTGTCGCGACCGGCGCACGCTGGCGGAATATGGGGGTTCCTGGCGAGGACACTTACCGTACGCGCGGGGTAACCTATTGTCCGCATTGTGATGGCCCGTTATTTAAAGGTAAACGTGTTGCCGTTGTTGGGGGCGGCAATTCTGGTGTCGAGGCGGCCATCGATCTGGCAGGATTGGTCGAGCATGTTACCTTGCTAGAATTTGCGGATTCGCTGAAGGCTGATCAGGTGCTACAAACTAAACTGCGCAGCTTGCCGAATGTTGACATTATCGTTAATGCCCACACCCAAGAAGTGTTAGGGGATGGTCAACAAGTAACGGGCTTAGTCTGGAAAGACCGCGAAACGGGTCAACTTAATACCCTAGCCCTTGCGGGTATCTTCGTGCAAATTGGTTTATTACCGAATACGGCATGGTTAGAAGGGATCGTTGATCGTAACCCAATGGGCGAGATTATTGTCGATTCGCGTGGTGAGACTAACCAACCAGGTATTTTCGCCGCCGGGGATTGTACCACCGTCCCGTACAAGCAAATTATCATTGCCAGTGGCGAAGGTGCGAAAGCGGCATTAAGTGCATTCGACTACCTTATCCGTACTCAACCTGTGTAA
- the ahpC gene encoding alkyl hydroperoxide reductase subunit C, with product MSIINTKIKPFSNTAFKAGRFIELTEKDVEGKWSVFFFYPADFTFVCPTELGDVADHYDEFQKLGVDIYSVSTDTHFTHKAWHGSSETIGKINYAMIGDPTGTLTRNFDIMREAQGLADRGTFIVDPEGIIQAVEITAEGIGRDASDLLRKVKAAQYVATHPGEVCPAKWKEGEATLAPSLDLVGKI from the coding sequence ATGTCCATTATCAATACCAAAATTAAACCCTTTAGCAACACGGCTTTTAAAGCAGGCCGATTTATTGAACTGACCGAAAAAGATGTTGAAGGTAAATGGAGTGTCTTCTTCTTCTATCCTGCTGACTTTACCTTCGTATGCCCGACCGAATTAGGCGACGTCGCGGACCATTACGATGAGTTCCAAAAGCTTGGTGTGGATATCTACTCTGTCTCCACTGATACCCACTTTACGCACAAAGCTTGGCACGGGAGCTCCGAGACCATCGGTAAAATCAACTATGCGATGATTGGTGACCCAACCGGTACCCTAACACGCAACTTCGACATCATGCGCGAAGCGCAAGGTCTTGCGGATCGTGGAACCTTTATCGTCGACCCTGAAGGGATTATCCAAGCCGTGGAGATCACTGCAGAAGGGATCGGCCGTGACGCGTCAGACCTACTGCGTAAAGTAAAAGCTGCGCAATATGTTGCGACTCACCCAGGTGAAGTGTGCCCTGCTAAATGGAAAGAAGGCGAAGCGACTCTAGCCCCTTCTCTTGACCTAGTCGGTAAAATCTAA